A stretch of the Phycisphaerales bacterium genome encodes the following:
- a CDS encoding TIM barrel protein, with product MDLFHISLAQWSLHRKIQEGDLAPIDFPAYTRDEFNIKAVEYVNGFFPDREPDIRFAEELKQRAEDAGVLSLLIMIDRAGDLGDPDTQARALAVENHMQWAEVATHLGCHSIRVNAHSKGTPHEQASLVSDGLSRLTEAVAPTGLNVLVENHGGLSSNADWLVDVIQRVNQPTCGTLPDFGNFFLNSEMTEWYDRYNGVSQMMPYAKAVSAKSNDFDDEGNEIHTDYDKMIGIVLDTGYNGYIGIEYEGQEQSEDQGIKLTQSLLARVAERRLQSMSQP from the coding sequence ATGGATCTCTTTCATATTTCACTGGCACAGTGGTCACTTCACCGAAAGATTCAAGAGGGTGATCTCGCACCAATTGACTTTCCCGCCTATACCCGTGATGAATTCAATATTAAAGCTGTTGAATACGTCAACGGCTTCTTCCCTGATCGAGAACCAGACATTCGATTTGCCGAAGAATTGAAACAACGAGCGGAAGATGCTGGCGTCCTTAGCCTGTTGATCATGATTGACCGCGCTGGTGATTTAGGCGATCCAGACACACAAGCAAGAGCGCTTGCTGTTGAAAACCATATGCAATGGGCTGAAGTCGCAACACATTTGGGCTGTCACTCTATTCGGGTCAATGCACATTCGAAGGGCACGCCTCACGAGCAAGCATCTCTTGTGAGTGATGGTTTGTCGCGTCTCACCGAAGCTGTTGCCCCAACCGGGCTCAATGTTTTGGTTGAGAATCATGGAGGCCTCTCCTCCAATGCAGATTGGTTGGTTGATGTCATCCAGCGTGTCAACCAACCTACATGCGGAACACTACCCGACTTCGGAAACTTCTTTCTCAATAGTGAGATGACCGAGTGGTATGACCGGTATAACGGTGTGTCTCAGATGATGCCATATGCAAAAGCAGTCAGCGCTAAAAGCAACGATTTTGACGACGAAGGAAATGAGATACATACCGATTACGACAAGATGATCGGAATCGTGCTGGATACTGGCTACAACGGTTATATTGGCATTGAATATGAGGGCCAAGAACAATCAGAAGATCAAGGCATCAAGCTGACACAATCGCTGCTCGCACGTGTTGCAGAGCGTCGCCTTCAATCAATGAGCCAACCGTAG
- a CDS encoding zinc-binding dehydrogenase, protein MAATIKAITVTKQCAIVAPHVAVVDDWPTPEVGPGEVLIETEASAMNHLDLWVGIGLPGIELTYPRVGGSDGAGRIIQVGQGVDESWLDTRVVINAAKLKPSALLPNVTPAPPEILMIGEHINGTHASAFVAPVTNVFPIGDADAVAAAAYSLSFLTAWRMLSTKANIRPGQSVLITGIGGGVALSAFCLAKHFGCHTIVTSRHQHKLDHALALGADDAILDSGEDFSRPVRAATNKRGVDVCIDSVGKAIHLGCIKSLARGGKYVTCGCTTGPDAKTDLARIFWNQQSILGSTMGSMEEFREVMNLFLRDQIQPVIDSVHPPSEATEAYERLETGHQFGKIVFDWQ, encoded by the coding sequence ATGGCGGCAACAATCAAAGCAATTACAGTCACGAAACAATGTGCCATTGTCGCGCCTCATGTTGCTGTTGTTGATGATTGGCCAACTCCAGAAGTCGGACCAGGCGAAGTACTGATAGAGACTGAAGCCTCTGCTATGAACCACTTGGATCTCTGGGTTGGAATAGGACTCCCAGGCATCGAACTCACTTATCCACGCGTTGGAGGTTCAGATGGTGCTGGCCGCATTATCCAAGTTGGGCAAGGCGTGGATGAATCATGGCTTGATACACGTGTTGTTATTAACGCCGCCAAACTCAAACCATCAGCGTTATTACCAAATGTGACGCCAGCGCCGCCTGAAATCTTGATGATTGGTGAGCATATCAATGGAACACATGCCAGCGCCTTTGTTGCTCCAGTGACGAATGTCTTTCCAATTGGAGATGCAGATGCGGTTGCGGCTGCTGCCTATAGCCTAAGTTTTCTGACTGCGTGGCGCATGTTGTCTACAAAAGCAAACATCAGGCCAGGACAATCTGTACTGATCACTGGTATTGGTGGCGGCGTTGCATTGTCAGCGTTTTGCTTAGCAAAACACTTTGGTTGCCACACCATTGTAACCAGTCGGCACCAACACAAGCTGGATCATGCCCTTGCTCTTGGCGCCGATGATGCCATCCTTGATAGTGGCGAAGATTTTTCCCGTCCGGTTCGTGCAGCCACAAACAAACGTGGCGTTGATGTTTGTATTGATTCTGTGGGCAAAGCGATCCATCTTGGTTGTATTAAGTCACTCGCCAGAGGGGGGAAATACGTCACTTGCGGTTGCACGACTGGGCCAGATGCCAAAACAGATCTCGCTCGCATCTTTTGGAATCAGCAGAGTATTTTGGGCTCAACAATGGGAAGCATGGAGGAGTTCAGAGAAGTGATGAACTTGTTCCTTCGTGATCAAATTCAACCCGTGATTGACTCAGTGCACCCTCCAAGCGAAGCCACAGAAGCATATGAACGACTCGAGACTGGACATCAGTTCGGTAAGATCGTTTTCGATTGGCAATAG
- a CDS encoding amidohydrolase, translating to MLTADTLEDQIDDEQWWTPLQASIEGLQPRLIRLRRRLHAIPEASGCEQQTTLLLAEILRDAGITPTLMENGCGLIADIHLGAPSNTFVALRSELDAVNVHDNKSVPYASTQPDLCHACGHDAHTSILMATALTINKHLQDLSTIKFRHNLRVIFQPAEETAVGARSMIKQGALNGVSAIVALHADPFLETGTIGLRNGAITGACKTFKIAIKGRSGHTARPHEAVDPIPAATSVIDMFYQLGPRSMDSRYPLALTVSSIMAGQAVNAIPSQATIAGTLRTARLEDLEAVQQQMIRVVESVGHATSCQIDIEFVGFTPPTNNDSLLTEIVGRAASDVIQPKSIQWLDVPSLGGEDFAFYQELIPGTMFRLGTALANPRQRMPLHSSHFDIDERALGIGALVMTRAILLAAQEQPAS from the coding sequence ATGCTCACTGCCGATACGCTCGAAGATCAGATTGATGATGAACAATGGTGGACACCACTACAAGCATCGATCGAGGGTCTGCAACCGCGACTTATCAGACTTCGCCGCCGTCTACACGCCATACCAGAAGCCTCGGGCTGTGAACAACAGACCACCTTGCTCTTGGCAGAAATTCTGCGCGACGCTGGGATCACGCCAACGCTCATGGAAAATGGCTGCGGGTTGATTGCAGACATCCATCTTGGTGCGCCATCTAACACATTTGTTGCACTTCGATCAGAGCTGGACGCCGTCAACGTTCATGACAACAAAAGTGTTCCCTATGCATCGACGCAACCCGATCTTTGTCATGCCTGTGGACATGATGCTCATACCTCTATTCTGATGGCTACGGCGCTCACGATAAATAAGCACTTACAAGATCTTTCTACTATTAAATTTCGTCACAACCTTCGCGTCATTTTTCAACCTGCTGAAGAAACTGCAGTAGGCGCACGCTCCATGATCAAACAAGGTGCACTTAATGGTGTCTCTGCAATTGTTGCACTTCATGCTGATCCGTTCTTAGAAACAGGGACGATTGGACTTCGTAATGGCGCCATCACTGGTGCGTGCAAAACCTTTAAGATTGCTATTAAAGGACGAAGTGGACATACTGCTCGCCCACATGAAGCTGTTGACCCAATTCCTGCGGCAACGAGTGTTATCGACATGTTTTATCAATTGGGGCCGCGCTCCATGGATAGTCGCTATCCACTAGCGCTCACCGTCTCATCGATTATGGCTGGACAAGCAGTGAATGCTATTCCTTCTCAAGCCACTATTGCAGGCACGCTACGCACAGCGCGACTAGAGGATCTAGAAGCTGTACAGCAGCAGATGATCCGAGTTGTTGAATCAGTGGGCCATGCAACTTCCTGCCAAATTGATATTGAATTTGTTGGTTTTACGCCGCCAACGAATAATGACTCTCTACTGACAGAGATTGTTGGCCGAGCAGCGAGTGACGTCATACAACCAAAATCTATTCAGTGGCTGGATGTACCGAGTTTGGGTGGGGAAGATTTTGCTTTTTACCAGGAGCTTATCCCAGGCACGATGTTCCGGCTTGGTACGGCCTTAGCGAATCCCAGGCAGCGGATGCCGCTACATTCAAGTCATTTTGATATTGATGAGCGAGCTTTGGGTATCGGTGCCCTTGTGATGACCCGTGCCATCCTTTTGGCCGCCCAAGAGCAACCTGCCTCATGA
- a CDS encoding YbdK family carboxylate-amine ligase translates to MNFDFNGSPEPTVGVEIELGLVDQKTGALSNSIHPLLEKVPEPLHAFVKPEFKQSYCEIITDVCNDVAGIEADLEGKLEQVEHAANQCDLGLLWSATHPFSLWSDQKLTKEARYEWLMDTMQFVAERLTVFGMHIHVGVDSGDKAIQMCDRLLRHLPTMLALSANSPHWCARDTGLQSYRSKVMESLPTAGMPFPLRNWSEYVWMIKNLISTGFIHSIREIWWDVRPHAKFGTVEIRVMDQPMCMRHLLGLTALTQSLVAGISEDIDRGAYQFDSHPMIAKQNKWHAARYGMDASFVDFDTMLAIPARQMARRLIDQVTPFAERLGCLKQLGYLEDIIDDGSGAEQQRRAYNENGQMTDVVDYLLAQRAKETDARVSKA, encoded by the coding sequence ATGAACTTTGATTTCAATGGCAGCCCAGAACCAACTGTCGGGGTCGAGATTGAACTCGGCTTAGTTGATCAGAAAACTGGAGCCCTAAGTAACTCGATTCATCCGCTACTAGAAAAAGTACCGGAGCCACTTCACGCATTTGTTAAACCTGAATTCAAGCAATCATACTGCGAGATTATCACTGACGTCTGCAATGATGTTGCCGGCATTGAGGCAGATCTCGAAGGCAAGCTTGAGCAAGTTGAGCATGCTGCTAACCAGTGCGATCTAGGTCTTCTTTGGTCAGCAACACATCCGTTTAGCTTATGGAGCGATCAGAAGCTAACGAAGGAAGCTCGTTATGAATGGCTGATGGATACGATGCAGTTCGTGGCAGAGCGTTTAACAGTCTTTGGTATGCATATCCATGTAGGCGTTGATTCAGGTGATAAAGCAATCCAGATGTGTGATCGCTTACTCCGACATTTACCCACAATGCTGGCGCTCTCCGCAAATAGTCCACACTGGTGTGCACGCGACACTGGATTGCAGTCATACCGGTCTAAGGTCATGGAGTCTCTGCCAACTGCAGGCATGCCTTTCCCATTGCGCAACTGGTCAGAATATGTTTGGATGATCAAGAACCTTATCTCGACTGGTTTTATTCACTCGATCCGTGAGATTTGGTGGGATGTAAGGCCCCATGCAAAATTCGGCACGGTTGAGATTCGGGTTATGGATCAACCTATGTGCATGCGGCATCTCTTGGGACTCACGGCGCTGACACAGTCTCTGGTTGCTGGCATATCAGAAGATATAGACCGCGGAGCCTATCAATTCGACTCCCACCCAATGATTGCGAAACAGAATAAATGGCATGCGGCCCGTTATGGAATGGATGCTTCTTTCGTTGACTTCGACACGATGCTGGCCATACCAGCTCGCCAAATGGCCAGACGCCTCATTGACCAAGTCACGCCCTTCGCTGAACGCCTTGGTTGCCTGAAGCAACTGGGATACCTTGAGGATATCATTGACGACGGCTCAGGTGCCGAACAACAACGTCGTGCTTACAATGAAAATGGCCAGATGACTGATGTTGTTGATTACCTACTGGCTCAACGAGCAAAAGAAACAGATGCTCGCGTATCGAAAGCCTAG
- a CDS encoding ATP-dependent Clp protease adaptor ClpS, which produces MALETLTSNTPETNCRPPKLDRLPTWRLVLHNDDRHTMDYVVETIVELTPLNPHVAVLRMLEAHQTGAASLISTHREHIELLHEQFGSKKLLTTIEPE; this is translated from the coding sequence ATGGCTCTTGAAACTCTAACAAGCAACACGCCAGAGACAAACTGCCGTCCACCAAAATTGGATCGCTTGCCAACTTGGCGATTAGTACTTCACAATGATGATCGTCATACGATGGACTATGTGGTGGAGACGATTGTTGAGCTTACACCACTCAACCCTCATGTAGCCGTTCTGCGTATGCTTGAGGCACATCAGACTGGTGCTGCTTCACTCATCTCAACACATCGAGAACATATTGAGCTGCTACACGAACAATTCGGCAGCAAGAAGCTCCTCACAACCATTGAACCTGAGTAG